The DNA segment TAAGGACCTGGCAAACATGTTTAACCTGCCCTATAAGGACATTGAGCTGCTTGTAGCCGCCAATCAATAACCGCTCCGGATGAAAAAATTATTCCTTTTATTGTTTCTGGCTCCGTTTTGCGCTGTTTTTGCGCAGGAAAATAAGCTCAATCCGTATGGTTTAAAGGTGTGTTCTTATGCCGATTACCTGGATTCCTGCAAAAAAAACAGCGACAATAAGCTACTGGAGATCAAAAAATATGTTCCGGGTATTGTGCTCGACATTAAATACGCCACAGCGGACAATTTTATGAACCGCGTCATGTACAAGCAGGCAAGGGCCTTTGCACGCAGACCGGTGGTTATACAATTGAAAAAAATTCAGGCAGAGCTTAAAAAAGCAGGTTACGGGTTAAAAATATTTGACGCCTACCGCCCTTATCAGGTTACCCTGGCTTTTTACGAAGGGGCTTCGGACAAGAACTTTGTGGCCAACCCTAAAAAGGGTTCAAAACATAACAGGGGTTGCGCCGTAGACCTGACTTTAATTGATTTAAAAACCAGGAAAGCACTGGCCATGCCCACACCTTATGACAGTTTTGCCCCCGAGGCCTCTTCCACTTATGCAGACCTGCCCCCGGAAATCCTGAAAAACAGAGAGTACCTGATCAATATCATGCACAGACACGGTTTCAGGGTAATCCCCAATGAGTGGTGGCATTTTGATTTCATGGGCTGGCAAAATTACGACCTCATGGATATTCCTTTTGAGCAGCTATAGCCTCAAGCAGCTCATTTATACTTTCGGGACTGGCCCAGCTGCTCAGGACAACCCTGTTTAAAGATGGCCCGTTCTGATCTGGGTAAGGGAAGGAAGAGATCAGGATATGATGCTGCAATAATTTCGTGTATAAATTACGGTCCTTACTTAAATAAACCGGATAATCCGGTATAAAATCCCATTCTTCAGGGCTGATTCCGGCAGAGAAGGTTTCCATATGCTGCTTTAGCCTGTTCAGTTCGGCACGATAGAGTGCTTTGGCATGCATAAAAGCATATAGCCCGGCGGCGGCAGGTGGTGAGGCACCCATAAATACATTGCTCTTTTTTAACCCTGCAACAAGCGCCCGGGTGCCTAAGATAATCCCGGCGTCTACACCTAAAGCCTTGGCCATAGACGCGACCACAACTACCTTGACGTGTTTGGGTGCCGCAATTAAATTTAAAACACCCCGGCCATCATCCAGCACACCTATACCATGAGAATCATCTACAATCAGGATCACTTCATTATCGGGATGGATCTCCTTTAAAAAAGAGAAATCATAGCGCTCGGGAAAAAGATTGTTCAAAGCATTGCTGACCAGCAGCCATTTGTTTTGTTTGCTGGTATTAATATGCGTCAACGCATTTTCTGCCCAGCTGCTAAAGGTTCCGCCAACAGCGGGGGCCTCATTTAACCAAAGGGCGGGGTGTGTTTGCGGGGCATAAAGCACCTTGCCATAAGCTGTATAATGCCTGACCAGCAATTGGGCCGCCAGGTAGCCGCTTGAGGTGATCAGGGCCTCTTCAGCCCCAAAATACTGCGCCGCATAATGTTCTGCTTCATTGTAAATGCCCAGCTGAACATTATTGCCCCTGCTGGTTCCGTTGTTCAGGCCGAATTTTTTAAGCCCTTCCTGATACAAGGCCATAAAGTCTGGATTTTGGGGAATACCCAGGTAGGCTGTTCCGCTGAAATACAGATACGACTGCCCCTCTACCCTTATGTTTAGCGACAGGGGGCTTTGCAGCTGCGTTAAATCCGGATCAGAATTTTTCATGGATATAAGTCATAACACGCACCATTTCATTTCTCACATCGGCCGTTGGAACAACATAATTGTTGTTCATAAAAGAGAAAATATAAGTTTTTCCCTTTTTGGTAAGCACATAGCCGCTTTGGTTATGCACCCCTGAAAGGGTACCTGTTTTACCAAATACAAAAGGCTGGTCGGTTTTGGGATAGGCATTTCTGAGTGTTCCGCTTTTGCCCCCCGCAGGCATCATGTTAAACAGGCGTGCCGGGTTGTTTACCTGTTTATAGATGAGCTCCAGCAATTTTATCATATCCCGGGGGGTAAATAAATTGCGCCTGGAAAGACCAGAGCCATCCTGCCAGCGTGGTTTATCCGGCAGCTCGCTTAAATACGTTTTTTCAATATAAGAAATGGCCTTACTGGTATTTAGCTCTTCCCCCAGTTGGTTTGCGTAAACCAGCAGCAGCTGCTCTGCAATAAAATTATCGCTGGGCAGCATCATTGCCTTGAGCACAGAATCGGTTCTCATATTATAAACGGTCTTTGCATCGGCAGGCATTTTCATTTTAGCCAGCATAACTGTCTTTTTCAGCGTATCTGAAAGCAGGCTCAGCGTAAGCGGCAGGCTTACCTTATAAGGAACCTCCTGGCTATAGCCGGCAGGAAGAGGTATTGCAGGGTATTTAAAATGATTGGTATAAAAATCGCGCGTAACGCTGAATGTTTTTTGGGTGTCTCCGGAATCTGCCGAAAGGCAGTCCTTCAGCAGGCGGGGAACCATAGACAGCCTTCCGTTTTCGGCCTTCAGGCTAAGCAGGTTGTCCATCAACGGCAGTTCATTGATCTCGGCCTGGTAATACTCGTTATAATCATCCCATTGCCAGCCACTGCCGTAAAAATCGCCGGTATACCTTCCTGGTGCATAAAACAGTTTTTTCGGACTGGCCTTTAAAAATTCCATGGCCTTTGTTCCCTTCAGCTTGCTTTGCAACAAAGACGGGTCCCCTGTACCCCAAAAGATCAGGGAATCGCCCCGCTCTACATAACGCAGCGAAGGAATGGAGTCGGGCAGCATTTTTAAACCTGCATAAAAGGTAAACAGCTTGGTATTGGATGCCGGCGTAAAATACTGGTCGGCATGTCTTTCAAACAACATTCGTGCTGTGGCCATATCGTATAATGCA comes from the Pedobacter heparinus DSM 2366 genome and includes:
- a CDS encoding D-alanyl-D-alanine carboxypeptidase/D-alanyl-D-alanine-endopeptidase yields the protein MIRFIHKRKQLQVQRLGLALLAAILCPVLFSACSTEKQIGRSVKKVFADSPVLKKYYAGFALYDMATARMLFERHADQYFTPASNTKLFTFYAGLKMLPDSIPSLRYVERGDSLIFWGTGDPSLLQSKLKGTKAMEFLKASPKKLFYAPGRYTGDFYGSGWQWDDYNEYYQAEINELPLMDNLLSLKAENGRLSMVPRLLKDCLSADSGDTQKTFSVTRDFYTNHFKYPAIPLPAGYSQEVPYKVSLPLTLSLLSDTLKKTVMLAKMKMPADAKTVYNMRTDSVLKAMMLPSDNFIAEQLLLVYANQLGEELNTSKAISYIEKTYLSELPDKPRWQDGSGLSRRNLFTPRDMIKLLELIYKQVNNPARLFNMMPAGGKSGTLRNAYPKTDQPFVFGKTGTLSGVHNQSGYVLTKKGKTYIFSFMNNNYVVPTADVRNEMVRVMTYIHEKF
- a CDS encoding aminotransferase class I/II-fold pyridoxal phosphate-dependent enzyme, which produces MKNSDPDLTQLQSPLSLNIRVEGQSYLYFSGTAYLGIPQNPDFMALYQEGLKKFGLNNGTSRGNNVQLGIYNEAEHYAAQYFGAEEALITSSGYLAAQLLVRHYTAYGKVLYAPQTHPALWLNEAPAVGGTFSSWAENALTHINTSKQNKWLLVSNALNNLFPERYDFSFLKEIHPDNEVILIVDDSHGIGVLDDGRGVLNLIAAPKHVKVVVVASMAKALGVDAGIILGTRALVAGLKKSNVFMGASPPAAAGLYAFMHAKALYRAELNRLKQHMETFSAGISPEEWDFIPDYPVYLSKDRNLYTKLLQHHILISSFPYPDQNGPSLNRVVLSSWASPESINELLEAIAAQKEYP
- a CDS encoding M15 family metallopeptidase, yielding MKKLFLLLFLAPFCAVFAQENKLNPYGLKVCSYADYLDSCKKNSDNKLLEIKKYVPGIVLDIKYATADNFMNRVMYKQARAFARRPVVIQLKKIQAELKKAGYGLKIFDAYRPYQVTLAFYEGASDKNFVANPKKGSKHNRGCAVDLTLIDLKTRKALAMPTPYDSFAPEASSTYADLPPEILKNREYLINIMHRHGFRVIPNEWWHFDFMGWQNYDLMDIPFEQL